Proteins from one Coregonus clupeaformis isolate EN_2021a chromosome 25, ASM2061545v1, whole genome shotgun sequence genomic window:
- the LOC121538759 gene encoding gap junction alpha-10 protein-like: MGDWNLLGSILEEVHVHSTIVGKIWLTILLIFRMLVLGVAAEDVWNDEQSEFICNTDQPGCKTVCYDQAFPISLIRFWVLQVILVSSPSLVYMGHALYRLRALEKERHRRRVQLKAELGETEVLVEEHKRIEKELKKLEEQRKVKKAPLRGSLLRTYVIHILTRSVVEVGFIMGQYILYGIGLEPLYKCERMPCPNSVDCYVSRPTEKTVFMVFMIVIAGVSLFLNLMEISHLGIRKIKQTLKGDKYPADNDSLIYKLKKNATIQHLCVMRNLSTHNGPLTQTIFKVIPEKDLDPMDPPPHYIPNQDVTRHNSVAPGHYLANCTGFQPHQQYQQQQLQQRQPSQGMIQTLHLQGVPENHTTTMVDQLPRAYGGAVLNGDSGTRNLQGQSTHEDPNLHPQDHYQPSHMEVIATMATHIPSIMTTHRPSLALRDTDLEEERRDSMGSDFLFPNPGRKESYKSRMPSESMSPISDYSSNSLRSSDSELGDMVDMPMMPPPGRRMSMASRAKRQAASDLVV, translated from the coding sequence ATGGGGGACTGGAACCTGCTGGGCAGCATCTTGGAGGAGGTACACGTCCACTCCACCATTGTAGGAAAGATCTGGCTCACCATCCTCCTCATCTTCCGCATGCTGGTGCTGGGCGTGGCGGCTGAGGACGTGTGGAACGATGAGCAGAGCGAGTTCATCTGCAACACGGACCAGCCGGGCTGCAAGACCGTCTGCTACGACCAGGCCTTCCCCATCTCACTCATCCGCTTCTGGGTCCTGCAGGTCATCTTGGTGTCCTCGCCCTCCCTCGTCTACATGGGTCACGCACTATACCGCCTGCGCGCCCTGGAGAAGGAGAGGCACCGGCGGAGGGTCCAGCTGAAGGCAGAGCTGGGGGAGACGGAGGTGCTGGTGGAGGAGCACAAGCGCATTGAGAAGGAGTTGAAGAAGCTGGAGGAGCAGAGAAAGGTGAAGAAGGCTCCACTGAGAGGGTCCCTGCTGCGGACGTACGTCATCCATATCCTAACACGCTCCGTGGTGGAGGTGGGCTTCATCATGGGCCAGTATATCCTGTATGGCATCGGACTGGAGCCTTTGTATAAATGTGAGAGGATGCCTTGCCCCAACAGTGTGGACTGTTACGTGTCCAGGCCCACTGAGAAAACAGTGTTCATGGTGTTCATGATCGTCATCGCCGGGGTGTCTCTCTTCCTGAACCTAATGGAGATATCCCACCTGGGCATCAGGAAAATCAAACAGACTCTGAAGGGAGACAAGTACCCAGCAGACAATGACAGTTTGATTTACAAACTGAAGAAAAACGCGACGATACAGCATCTGTGTGTGATGAGGAACTTGTCTACTCACAACGGGCCCCTGACTCAGACCATCTTCAAAGTAATTCCTGAGAAGGACCTGGACCCAATGGACCCACCTCCCCACTACATACCTAACCAAGATGTGACCAGGCACAACAGCGTGGCTCCAGGCCATTATCTGGCCAACTGCACTGGCTTCCAGCCCCATCAGCAataccagcagcagcagctccagcAACGTCAGCCGAGCCAGGGGATGATCCAGACCCTGCACCTCCAGGGAGTCCCAgagaaccacaccaccaccatggTGGACCAGCTCCCTCGAGCCTATGGAGGAGCTGTCTTGAATGGGGATAGTGGGACCAGGAACCTGCAGGGCCAGTCGACCCATGAGGACCCCAACTTACACCCCCAAGACCACTACCAGCCCAGCCACATGGAAGTAATAGCCACTATGGCAACGCACATACCCAGCATCATGACAACACACAGACCCAGCTTGGCTCTGAGGGACACGgacctggaggaggagaggagggactcAATGGGCAGCGACTTCCTCTTCCCCAACCCAGGAAGGAAGGAAAGCTACAAATCTCGTATGCCCTCTGAGAGCATGTCCCCCATCAGTGATTACAGCAGCAACTCTCTACGGAGCTCAGATTCCGAGCTGGGCGACATGGTGGACATGCCAATGATGCCACCCCCTGGAAGGAGAATGTCAATGGCAAGTAGAGCCAAGAGACAGGCAGCCTCTGACCTGGTGGTTTAG